The DNA segment TTAAACGCCAACACACTTTTTAATCCGGGTATAAATCGCATGTGTAAAATAAAGGCATATATAACCACCGTAACTAACGACCATGTTTCCTTGGGATCCCATCCCCAATATCGACCCCAGGATTCGTTGGCCCAAACACCGCCCAAAAAGGAGCCTATAGTTATCATATACAATCCAATTGTTAGCGACATTTCCATAATACTGCTCAGTTCGATAATCGAATAATCAACCTTATCTTCCTTATGTCGTTTTTTAATACCGATAAGGATAAGATTGAAAAAGCCCATGAGCGCCGCCAGACCCAAAAAGCCGTAACTGGCTACAATAACAGCAACATGTATGGTTAACCAATACGATTTTAATACCGGAACCAAATTGGTTATCTCCGGATTCATCCAACTAAGATGAGCCACCATTAGTACGATACCCGCAAACACCCCGGCCACCGAAAGTGCGATAGGCGACTTACGGCTGAACACTAAACCCGCCAGTAGCATGGACCATCCAATATACAACATCGACTCATAACCATTACTCCATGGCGCATGCCCCGATATGTACCACCGCAGCGCCAGGCCGGCTGTATAAACTATAAAACTTAAACCAAGAATACCTGCTCCTATGCGGATAATAGTTTTAGGTGATTTTTTGGGTAAAAATAAAAACACAAACTGAAATATGAGTAAGATGAATCCTACAAAAAACACCACAGGAGCCATCATCAAAAAAACATTGGTTTCATTGTACATTATTTCCAATTTACCTGCGGTTTCAGAAGGCAGAATTTCGCCGGCAAATTTGTTTTGGAATTTGGATATCGCATCCATGTACGTTGTGGCCTGCTCTTCATCGCCATTGCTGAGCGCTTGCATATACACCGAAAATACATTTCGCACAAACAAACTGTCCCCCTCACTCAATCCAGGGTGTGTCTTTCCGGGGGTGAGCCATTTAGCCTGTGTGTCGCCGGGTATAGGAAAAATATTTAATAACTGTCCCGATTGCACCAAATAAAATACATTAACCTGTTCATCCACCTTAATAACTTCGTTCTGAAATTTGGTTCGGTAGGCCGGTTTTGTTCGGTAGGCTTCCTCTACTTGTTTATGCAATTTGTAATTACCCGAAGGTCCAAAAAAATCACCAAAAGAAGCTTTTGTACCGCTGTTGCCCACAATGCTTTTCATGGATTCTTCTTTAACGGTAATCAACGGAACGTTTCGCCATGCTTCGGTATTATTTAACATACTCAGCACCACCCTGTCGGCCGAGTATCCCTTAAACCGGTTGTGCTTTACCAGCTTTCGCATTACTTCGCCGTTCATAGAATTCATAGGCTTTATACGTCCCCCGGCATCCTGCACCCAAATAGATCCAAACTGCTGAGCCTGCTGTTCGCTCACGTTGATGTAAGCATCAATATCTTGTGCCTGCATAGTTCCGGCAAAGACCAAAACAAGTAACATGGCTAAACTTTTTTTCTTTGCCTCGATGCTTGAAATACGCTTGCCCATATAACGGAACCTACTTTTCGATGCTAATAGGGAAAGAATCATGGTGAGCGTCATTAAAAAATAACCAAAATAAGTAATTAGGGTGCCCCACAAATCCTTGTTAACAGATAGTACAGTTCCTTGTTCGTCCATATCATACGATGATTGATAAAAACGATATCCTCTATAGTTTAAAATATTGTTCATAAATATCCTGAAATCCTTAACCACCCCGTTTTCATCATCTTTTAAGGTTACCTCGCTGGCAAACGACGAAGGACTCTCGGATCCGGGATATCTTTCCAACTGAAAATCGTTGAGGTGTATGTGAAATGGCGCCGTTAGTTCCTTTGCACCATAACGGAGTTTCACGCTCACATCGCCCAATTTAAGCTCGCTATATTGACCTACCGCGCTGCTATGTCCTTGCAGGTCCATGGTTTTTTCTAAGTCGCCCACTTTTACTCTCACGCTTACCAGTTCCATTCCACTACCTTGCTCTTCGGGCTTTGCGGCTACTGCCTTTAAGGAGGCCTGTGGCATATAATTGGTTTGCACCATAAAAAACGATCCTGTACCGTACAGCACATTACTGTAAAACACCTGCGGTTCGCTTAAGTCAAGCGTTGTTTTTTCCTGAGTACCCATATTGGTGGTAAACACATTATGCTTAGCAGTAAAAAACAACTGATCATCCTGTGGGTAGATATTAAAATCACAGTCTACATCAGTGGCAAAACCAATGGAGTAATTATCCACCTTTACATATTCGCCCTCGAAAAGGTTAAGTGTGTTACGGCCACCTCCGACGGACACGACCAGCGAAACAAGTGGTTTTCCGTTAGGATCTTCTGCGGGTATTAAGTTGGTGTTTTTTATAAACCGAATACTTTTCAGTTTCACTC comes from the Saccharicrinis carchari genome and includes:
- the ccsA gene encoding cytochrome c biogenesis protein CcsA gives rise to the protein MKKILAFLSAPYLMGTLFLVLAASMGIATFVENDFGTNAAKALYYDSWWFEGIFVLLGINMLLNLSKPQLWKKGKISILLFHMSFIVILLGAALTRYVGYEGMMHIREGESTNKFLSSRTYISGFVERNGIKAEVSESVLMSERSQNYFKKNVKVDGKRVKLKSIRFIKNTNLIPAEDPNGKPLVSLVVSVGGGRNTLNLFEGEYVKVDNYSIGFATDVDCDFNIYPQDDQLFFTAKHNVFTTNMGTQEKTTLDLSEPQVFYSNVLYGTGSFFMVQTNYMPQASLKAVAAKPEEQGSGMELVSVRVKVGDLEKTMDLQGHSSAVGQYSELKLGDVSVKLRYGAKELTAPFHIHLNDFQLERYPGSESPSSFASEVTLKDDENGVVKDFRIFMNNILNYRGYRFYQSSYDMDEQGTVLSVNKDLWGTLITYFGYFLMTLTMILSLLASKSRFRYMGKRISSIEAKKKSLAMLLVLVFAGTMQAQDIDAYINVSEQQAQQFGSIWVQDAGGRIKPMNSMNGEVMRKLVKHNRFKGYSADRVVLSMLNNTEAWRNVPLITVKEESMKSIVGNSGTKASFGDFFGPSGNYKLHKQVEEAYRTKPAYRTKFQNEVIKVDEQVNVFYLVQSGQLLNIFPIPGDTQAKWLTPGKTHPGLSEGDSLFVRNVFSVYMQALSNGDEEQATTYMDAISKFQNKFAGEILPSETAGKLEIMYNETNVFLMMAPVVFFVGFILLIFQFVFLFLPKKSPKTIIRIGAGILGLSFIVYTAGLALRWYISGHAPWSNGYESMLYIGWSMLLAGLVFSRKSPIALSVAGVFAGIVLMVAHLSWMNPEITNLVPVLKSYWLTIHVAVIVASYGFLGLAALMGFFNLILIGIKKRHKEDKVDYSIIELSSIMEMSLTIGLYMITIGSFLGGVWANESWGRYWGWDPKETWSLVTVVIYAFILHMRFIPGLKSVLAFNVASVIGFSSVIMTYLGVNYYLAGMHSYAKGDPVPIPDFVYYTVVTILVVAGYAIYNSERLKKMATKNE